The bacterium genome contains the following window.
CGTGGAGTTCCTGCTCGACGAGGACGGCTCGTTCTACTTCATGGAGATGAACACCCGCATCCAGGTCGAGCACCCCGTCACCGAGATGATCACGGGCATCGACCTGGTGAAGTGGCAGATCGCGGTGGCCGCCGGCGTGCCGCTGGATTTCGGCCAGGACGACGTCGTCCTGCGCGGCCACGCCCTGGAGTGCCGCATCAACGCGGAGAACCCGTCGCGCGACTTCATGCCCTGCCCCGGCCGCATCTTCTTCTTCCACGCCCCCGGCGGCCCCGGCGTGCGGGTCGACAGCCACATCTACAGCGAGTACCAGGTGCCGCCTTACTACGACTCGCTGCTGGCCAAGCTGATCACCTTCGGGAAGGACCGCGACGAGGCCGTCCGGCGGATGTCCCGCGCGCTCCAGGAGTGCGTCATCGAGGGCGTGCCCACCTCGATCCCCTTCCACCGCGAGGTCCTGCGCAACCCCATCTTCCTGCAGGGGAAGGCCACCACGAAGTTCCTCGACACGGAGATGTCCGGTCTCAAGGAGGCGATCGAAGCCCGTGTCGTCGCGGAAGAAGCGTAACCAGCCCGAAACCGGCAGCTGGTGGCGGTCCCCCCGCCTGGGCGGTCTGCTGCACCTGGCGCTGGCCGTGTACGCGGCGATCGCGCTGGCCGGGCCGTCGGCCGACTGGTGGTCCCTGGCCAACGGGTTGCCCGGCGCCGCCCCGGTGACGCCCGGCAATCCCGGCGGACCGGTCGGCGCGCTGGTCGCGCTGGCGGTGCGCACCGCTCTGGGCGACCTGTGGTGCTGGGCCCTGCCGGTGCTGCTGGCCATCCGCGGCCTGGCCCTGCTGGCGCGTGGCGAGGCTTCACGGTTGTTCCTGGGCAGCCGACTCGTCCCGCTGTGGCTGGCCTCGGCCGCCTGGCTGGGGCAGTCCGGCTGGCCCCTGCCGGCGCCGCTGGCCGCGGCGTGGGGCGGGGCTCCCGGGTACGGTCTCGCCCGCGGCTTCGGCGCCCTGTTCGGGCGCTGGGGCGCCGGCATCTTCCTGTCGTTCCTGCTGCTGACCGCCGTGCTGCGGGCCACCCATCCCTGGCTGCCGGCGCTCTTGGGCCGTCTGGGCCCCTGGGGCGCGGCCCTGGGCGCGGGGCTGGCGGCCGCCTGGCGGGGGCTGGTCTGGTTCCTGCAGCTGCCCTGGCGCCTGGTGCGCGGCATCGCCCGCACCTGGCGGGGCGCGGCCGAGACGGTCCAGGACGAGGCCGGGCGGCGGGTCGTCGTTCCTGCCGCCTCGCCGGCGGCGATCTCGTCCGTCAAGGCCCAGGCGGTGCCGGCGGTCGCCGCGACCCCGCGCATCGTGCATGCCCCGCCCGATCACGAGCGGTCGGCGGCGGGGGACGAGGACGGGCCGCTGCCGGCGACGGCGGGCCGCCGCGCCGCGGCGGGCGGTGAGGCCGAGGCGTTCCCCGAGGTCACCTCGGGGCTGGTGGACCCGGCGATGTCGTTGCCGCTGCCCGACCTCTCGGTGCTGCGCGAGCCGCCGACCGACCGCGTGGCCGTCTCCGAGGAACTGCTGCACGCCGCCGCCGACCTGCTCGAGGAGACGCTGCGCTCGTTCGGCGTCGAGGGCGCGGTCAAGGACGTGCGTCCCGGTCCCGTGGTGACCACCTACGAGTACCAGCCCGCGTCCGGGATCAAGGTCAACGCCATCGTGCAGCGCTCGGACGACCTGGCCCTGGCGATGAAGGCCCGCTCCATCCGCATGGAGGCCCCCATCCCCGGCAAGGCGGCCGTCGGCATCGAGATCCCCAACCCGACGCAGCAGATCGTCTCGATGAAGGAGGTCTACGTCCAGGCCGTCGACCGCATGCGCACACCGCTGAGCGTGGTGCTGGGCCGCGACGTCTTCGGCGAGGCGGTGACGATCGACCTCGCGGAACAGCCCCACCTGCTGGTGGCCGGCTCGACCGGCAGCGGCAAGAGCGTCTGCGTCAACGCCATGATCAGCTCGCTGCTGCTGCGCTGCGACCCCTCCCTGGTCCGGCTGCTGCTGATCGATCCCAAGATGCTGGAGCTGAACGTCTACAACGACATCCCGCACCTGCTGCTGCCGGTGGTGACCGACCCCAAGGACGCGCTGCGGGCCTTGAAGTGGATGGAAGCCCAGATGGACCACCGCTACCGGCGCCTCTCGCGCCACAGCGTGCGCAACATCGAGGGCTACAACCGCAAGGTGGCCGCCGGCGAGATCGCGGGCGACGACGGCGTCGCGGTCAGCGAGCCGATGCCGTACTACGTGTGCATCGTCGACGAGCTGGCGGACCTCATGATCCAGCTCGGCCAGGAGATCGAGATGCCGATCACCCGGATCGCCCAGAAGGCGCGCGCCGTGGGCATCCACCTGGTGCTGGCGACGCAGCGCCCGAGCGTCGACGTGCTGACCGGCGTGATCAAGGCCAACATCCCCTGCCGCATCGCCTTCCGGGTCATCCAGAAGAACGACTCGCGCACCATCCTGGACGCGAACGGGGCCGAGAAGCTCCTGGGCAAGGGCGACATGCTCTACCTGCAGCCGGGTCGGGCCACGCCGGTGCGCGTCCACGGCGCCTTCATCGACATCGAGGAGTGCGAGGCCCTGGCCGCCCACTGGCGCCAGTTCAAGGACGTGACGCGTCCCATCACCCTGGACGAGGAGCGCGAGGCGGCCACCGGGCTGGACCTCGAGGACGACCCGCTGTTCGAGAAGGCGCGCGAGATCATCGTGCTGTCCCAGCACGGCTCGACCTCGATGCTGCAGCGCAAGCTGCAGATCGGCTACGCCCGCGCCGGTCGGCTCATGGACCTGCTCGAACAGGCCGGCGTGGTGGGGCCGTTCATCGGCAGCAAGGCCCGGGAGGTCGTCATGAAACCCGACGACCTCAGCGCCCTGCGCGAGTTCGAGGAGGACAGCCTCACGTGAGCCGCCGCGCCGTCCACTGCCGCACCCTCGGCTGCGACAAGAACCTGGTGGACAGCGAGGCGCTGCTCGGCCGCTTCGCCGCGCGGGGCATCCCCGTCGCGGCCGACCCCGCCGACGCCGACATCTGGGT
Protein-coding sequences here:
- a CDS encoding DNA translocase FtsK — protein: MSSRKKRNQPETGSWWRSPRLGGLLHLALAVYAAIALAGPSADWWSLANGLPGAAPVTPGNPGGPVGALVALAVRTALGDLWCWALPVLLAIRGLALLARGEASRLFLGSRLVPLWLASAAWLGQSGWPLPAPLAAAWGGAPGYGLARGFGALFGRWGAGIFLSFLLLTAVLRATHPWLPALLGRLGPWGAALGAGLAAAWRGLVWFLQLPWRLVRGIARTWRGAAETVQDEAGRRVVVPAASPAAISSVKAQAVPAVAATPRIVHAPPDHERSAAGDEDGPLPATAGRRAAAGGEAEAFPEVTSGLVDPAMSLPLPDLSVLREPPTDRVAVSEELLHAAADLLEETLRSFGVEGAVKDVRPGPVVTTYEYQPASGIKVNAIVQRSDDLALAMKARSIRMEAPIPGKAAVGIEIPNPTQQIVSMKEVYVQAVDRMRTPLSVVLGRDVFGEAVTIDLAEQPHLLVAGSTGSGKSVCVNAMISSLLLRCDPSLVRLLLIDPKMLELNVYNDIPHLLLPVVTDPKDALRALKWMEAQMDHRYRRLSRHSVRNIEGYNRKVAAGEIAGDDGVAVSEPMPYYVCIVDELADLMIQLGQEIEMPITRIAQKARAVGIHLVLATQRPSVDVLTGVIKANIPCRIAFRVIQKNDSRTILDANGAEKLLGKGDMLYLQPGRATPVRVHGAFIDIEECEALAAHWRQFKDVTRPITLDEEREAATGLDLEDDPLFEKAREIIVLSQHGSTSMLQRKLQIGYARAGRLMDLLEQAGVVGPFIGSKAREVVMKPDDLSALREFEEDSLT